In Dama dama isolate Ldn47 chromosome 9, ASM3311817v1, whole genome shotgun sequence, the following proteins share a genomic window:
- the LOC133062814 gene encoding olfactory receptor 2M3-like, whose translation MDLTMMGTVVPKMAANFLSGNKFISRGGCATQVFLVVTVGSAEYFLLAVMAYDRYVAVCHPLRYPVLMNWKACCLMAFASWMVGVTDSVIYVGMVFSFPYCGSLQVDHFFCEVPTLLRLSCADTSLFQDLIYACCVVMMLLPLGVIVASYARILMAVINMPSTEGKQKALTTCSSHLTVVGLYYGGGLFNYMQKASARTAAEDRAISTFYTIIAPMLNPLIYSLRNREVIRAFKKVLGTWRV comes from the coding sequence ATGGACCTGACCATGATGGGCACAGTGGTGCCCAAGATGGCAGCCAACTTCCTCTCGGGAAATAAGTTCATCTCTCGGGGTGGCTGTGCCACTCAGGTCTTCTTAGTGGTCACGGTAGGAAGTGCTGAGTACTTCCTCCTGGCAGTCATGGCCTATGACAGGTATGTGGCTGTTTGTCACCCGCTGCGGTACCCTGTGCTCATGAACTGGAAGGCCTGCTGCCTGATGGCTTTTGCATCCTGGATGGTTGGAGTGACTGACAGTGTAATTTATGTGGGCATGGTCTTCAGCTTCCCCTACTGTGGCTCTCTCCAGGTGGACCACTTCTTCTGTGAGGTCCCCACCCTGTTGCGGCTCTCCTGTGCAGACACCTCACTTTTTCAGGACCTCATCTATGCTTGCTGTGTAGTCATGATGCTGCTGCCCCTGGGGGTCATTGTGGCTTCCTATGCCCGGATCCTCATGGCTGTGATTAACATGCCCTCCACTGAGGGGAAACAGAAGGCTCTGACTACTTGCTCCTCGCACCTGACTGTGGTGGGTCTTTACTATGGGGGTGGCCTATTTAACTACATGCAGAAAGCTTCTGCTAGGACAGCAGCAGAAGACAGAGCCATCTCCACCTTCTACACCATCATTGCTCCAATGCTCAACCCACTCATTTACAGCCTGAGGAACAGGGAGGTAATAAGGGCCTTTAAGAAGGTCCTGGGGACATGGAGAGTGTAG
- the LOC133062816 gene encoding olfactory receptor 2M3-like: MDIWNHTSLSDFILLGLFSYSPYNFFLFSLVLLASATALVGNILFLLLTQADRRLHTPMYFFLSQLSIMDLTIMGTVVPKMAANFLSGSKLISRGGCATQIFLVVMVGGAECFLLAVMAYDRYVAVCHPLRYPVLMNWKACCLMSLASWMGGVADSVTDVGMVFSFPYCGSLQVDHFFCEVPSVLCLSCADTSFFEDLIYACCVIMLLLPLGVIVASYARILMAVINMTSTEGKQKALTTCSSHLAVVGLYYGGAMFSYMQRASARTPAGDRATSIFYTILTPMLNPLIYSLRNKEVMRALKKMWKMQGR, translated from the coding sequence ATGGACATCTGGAACCACACCTCGCTATCAGACTTTATCCTTTTGGGTCTGTTCAGCTACTCACCATATAACTTTTTCCTATTTTCCCTTGTCCTTCTGGCCTCTGCTACAGCCCTGGTGGGCAAcatcctcttcctcctgctcACCCAGGCTGACAGGCGCCTGCACACGCCGATGTACTTTTTTCTCAGCCAGCTCTCCATCATGGACCTGACAATAATGGGCACAGTTGTGCCCAAGATGGCAGCCAACTTCCTCTCGGGGAGTAAGCTCATCTCTCGGGGTGGGTGTGCCACTCAGATCTTCTTAGTGGTCATGGTAGGAGGAGCTGAGTGCTTCCTCCTGGCAGTCATGGCCTATGACAGGTATGTGGCTGTTTGTCACCCCCTGCGGTACCCTGTGCTCATGAACTGGAAGGCCTGCTGTCTGATGTCCTTGGCATCCTGGATGGGTGGAGTGGCTGACAGTGTGACTGATGTAGGGATGGTCTTCAGCTTCCCCTACTGTGGCTCTCTCCAGGTGGACCACTTCTTCTGTGAGGTGCCCTCTGTGCTGTGTCTCTCTTGTGCAGACACATCCTTCTTTGAGGACCTCATCTATGCTTGCTGCgtgatcatgctgctgctgccccTGGGGGTCATTGTGGCTTCCTATGCCCGGATCCTCATGGCTGTAATTAACATGACTTCCACTGAGGGGAAACAGAAGGCTCTGACCACTTGCTCCTCCCAcctggctgtggtgggtctttacTATGGGGGAGCCATGTTTAGCTACATGCAGAGAGCCTCTGCTAGGACACCAGCGGGAGACCGAGCCACCTCCATCTTCTATACCATCCTCACCCCAATGCTCAACCCACTCATTTACAGCCTGAGGAACAAGGAGGTAATGAGGGCCTTGAAGAAGATGTGGAAGATGCAGGGGAGATAG